From one Streptomyces chromofuscus genomic stretch:
- a CDS encoding helix-turn-helix domain-containing protein, which translates to MQQALRPRTAFRTAPGAAPQPQPRTRPGRSLIDADALRVLHRAARVLLADLPELTDRLVAVLQDHEPAYRAAMENDPATTWQEVQRSLRHSVASLLDPRGTRDAARRCTWRIGATRAEQGLPLDALLHAFRLGGSLVWQSLVEETSRTAPEDVRLLVHVASDVWNFVDEHCTLVADAYRQTERQLTWRRENRVRLLTAALLDGAARIADLPEAARVLELPERGRYVVVAVAGGTAEECARARTAAAFDGVRVHWHTGADVDYGIVLLEGDLPDPAFPHAGVRIGVGGAVEGLAAVGDARRLADTALRICPDEGGTVRLAEHLPAALVIAGPELGTALADQVLGPLSGLEPADRDVLLDTLRAWLDCDGSAQRAGRRLYCHRNTVLNRIRRFEQLTGRSLSRPSDLVEISLALTARRLLGR; encoded by the coding sequence ATGCAGCAAGCCCTTCGGCCACGCACGGCGTTCCGCACCGCACCGGGAGCCGCACCGCAGCCGCAGCCGCGGACGCGGCCCGGCCGGTCCCTGATCGACGCCGACGCCCTGCGCGTCCTGCACCGCGCGGCCCGCGTCCTGCTGGCCGACCTGCCCGAGCTGACCGACCGGCTCGTGGCCGTCCTGCAGGACCACGAACCGGCCTATCGGGCGGCCATGGAGAACGATCCCGCCACGACCTGGCAGGAGGTCCAGCGCTCGCTGCGGCACAGCGTGGCGTCCCTGCTCGACCCGCGCGGCACCCGGGACGCCGCCCGCCGCTGCACCTGGCGGATCGGCGCCACCCGCGCCGAACAAGGCCTCCCGCTCGACGCGTTGCTGCACGCCTTCCGGCTGGGCGGGTCCCTGGTGTGGCAGAGCCTCGTGGAGGAGACCTCCCGCACGGCACCGGAGGACGTACGACTTCTGGTGCATGTGGCGTCCGACGTGTGGAACTTCGTCGACGAGCACTGCACCCTCGTCGCCGACGCCTACCGGCAGACGGAGCGGCAGTTGACCTGGCGGCGTGAGAACCGGGTGCGGCTGCTGACCGCCGCGCTGCTCGACGGCGCCGCCCGCATCGCCGACCTGCCCGAGGCCGCCCGGGTGCTGGAACTGCCGGAGCGGGGGCGGTACGTCGTCGTCGCCGTGGCGGGCGGCACGGCCGAGGAGTGCGCGCGGGCCCGCACGGCGGCCGCCTTCGACGGTGTGCGCGTGCACTGGCACACGGGCGCGGACGTGGACTACGGCATAGTCCTGCTGGAGGGCGACCTTCCGGATCCCGCCTTCCCGCACGCGGGCGTCCGCATCGGCGTCGGCGGGGCCGTCGAGGGACTGGCCGCGGTCGGAGACGCCCGTCGACTCGCCGACACAGCGCTGCGGATATGCCCCGACGAGGGCGGCACGGTCCGGCTGGCCGAACACCTTCCCGCCGCGCTGGTCATCGCCGGCCCGGAACTCGGCACCGCCCTCGCCGACCAGGTCCTCGGCCCGCTGTCCGGTCTGGAACCCGCCGACCGTGACGTCCTGCTGGACACCCTCAGGGCCTGGCTGGACTGCGACGGCTCGGCGCAGCGGGCGGGCCGGCGGCTGTACTGCCACCGCAACACCGTCCTCAACCGCATCCGCCGCTTCGAACAACTGACGGGCCGTTCCCTGTCCCGGCCGTCCGACCTGGTGGAGATCAGCCTGGCGCTCACCGCGCGTCGGCTGCTCGGCCGCTGA
- a CDS encoding ABC transporter ATP-binding protein — translation MPEAPPDGQAVLRVEELDVTYGRALSALRQVSLTVPPGAVVALLGANGAGKSTLLRAVSGTLRLHRGAVTAGRIRYGDTALDGQDPVAAVRAGVVQVPEGRRVFAGLTVDENLRAGGLGLGRRSPALVREARDRVFALFPRLAERTGQAAGLLSGGEQQMLAIGRALMAAPRLLLLDEPSLGLAPLMVERIAEVIREINAQGTAVLLVEQNAGMALSLADHAHVLEVGEVRLSGPAEELARTDAVRRLYLGETADDQGAA, via the coding sequence ATGCCCGAAGCACCACCGGACGGCCAGGCCGTACTGCGCGTCGAGGAGCTCGACGTGACGTACGGCCGCGCCCTGTCCGCCCTCCGCCAGGTCTCCCTGACGGTCCCGCCCGGCGCGGTCGTCGCCCTGCTCGGCGCCAACGGCGCGGGCAAGTCGACGCTGCTGCGGGCGGTGTCCGGGACCCTGCGCCTGCACCGCGGCGCGGTCACCGCCGGCCGTATCCGCTACGGCGACACCGCGCTCGACGGCCAGGACCCGGTCGCGGCCGTACGCGCCGGGGTCGTCCAGGTTCCCGAGGGCAGGCGGGTGTTCGCCGGGCTCACCGTCGACGAGAACCTGCGCGCGGGCGGCCTGGGCCTCGGCCGGCGCAGCCCGGCGCTGGTACGGGAGGCCCGCGACCGCGTGTTCGCGCTCTTCCCGAGGCTCGCCGAACGCACCGGCCAGGCCGCCGGTCTGCTGTCCGGAGGGGAACAGCAGATGCTGGCCATCGGCCGCGCCCTGATGGCCGCCCCGCGCCTGCTCCTGCTGGACGAGCCGTCCCTCGGCCTGGCCCCGCTCATGGTGGAACGGATCGCCGAGGTGATCCGCGAGATCAACGCCCAGGGCACCGCCGTCCTGCTGGTCGAACAGAACGCCGGCATGGCGCTGTCACTGGCGGACCACGCGCACGTCCTGGAGGTCGGCGAGGTGCGCCTGTCCGGCCCCGCGGAGGAACTCGCGCGCACGGACGCGGTGCGCCGCCTCTACCTCGGCGAGACCGCCGACGATCAGGGGGCCGCGTGA
- a CDS encoding ABC transporter ATP-binding protein has protein sequence MTARTDPPTLDVHDVTVRFAGLTALDGLSLTVAPGSVHALIGPNGAGKSTCFNVLSGLCRPATGTVRLGGTELTRLAPHRIAALGVARTFQNIVTTDGTVADNLLLGRHALSRAGFAASALRLPTAVREQREHRARCREIAELVGLDAHFDTPVAALSYGDRKRVEFARALCLEPRVLLLDEPVAGMNAAERARTAEVVRDVRAHLGLSVLLVEHDMGLVMRLADEVTVLDFGRRIAHGSPEDVQRDPEVLRAYLGTGTPEEGAA, from the coding sequence GTGACCGCCCGTACCGACCCGCCCACCCTCGACGTGCACGACGTCACCGTCCGCTTCGCCGGTCTCACCGCCCTCGACGGCCTCTCCCTCACCGTCGCGCCGGGCTCGGTGCACGCCCTCATCGGCCCCAACGGGGCGGGCAAGTCCACCTGCTTCAACGTCCTGTCGGGCCTGTGCCGTCCCGCCACCGGCACCGTCCGGCTCGGCGGCACCGAGCTGACCCGGCTCGCCCCGCACCGGATCGCCGCGCTCGGCGTGGCCCGCACGTTCCAGAACATCGTCACCACCGACGGCACGGTCGCCGACAACCTGCTGCTCGGCCGGCACGCCCTGTCCCGGGCCGGTTTCGCCGCCAGCGCGCTGCGCCTGCCCACGGCCGTGCGCGAACAGCGCGAACACCGCGCCCGCTGCCGCGAGATCGCCGAACTCGTCGGCCTGGACGCGCACTTCGACACACCCGTCGCGGCGCTGTCGTACGGCGACCGCAAGCGCGTGGAGTTCGCCCGCGCCCTCTGCCTGGAACCGCGCGTGCTGCTCCTCGACGAGCCGGTGGCCGGCATGAACGCCGCCGAACGCGCCCGCACCGCCGAGGTGGTCCGGGACGTACGGGCCCACCTCGGCCTGTCCGTGCTGCTCGTGGAGCACGACATGGGCCTGGTGATGCGGCTCGCCGACGAGGTCACCGTCCTCGACTTCGGCCGCCGCATCGCCCACGGCAGCCCCGAGGACGTCCAGCGCGACCCCGAGGTGCTGCGGGCCTACCTCGGCACCGGCACCCCCGAGGAGGGCGCGGCATGA
- a CDS encoding branched-chain amino acid ABC transporter permease has product MTGLLDHVLGGLALGAVYALVALGFVVIFKASGVLSFAHGSLLLLGGYLTAVLHDDLGFAGALALAVLVTAAVAGAVDRLLLQRIGQDPRAAHVATIATIGVDIVLLTDLARRIGGDLLSLGDPWGDSVRELGPVTVADSRLAAIVVSAVVIGAVFALFRYTSWGLSLRAAAEDVEAASLMGVRLTRVRMIAWCLAGGLAALAAVFLAAFPAPGLERTTGQIALKAFPAAVLGGMASPAGALAGSLLIGLTEALVAGYQSDLHVLGEGFADVAPYAVMVLVLLVRPTGLFGAKGAVRV; this is encoded by the coding sequence ATGACCGGACTGCTCGACCACGTCCTCGGCGGCCTCGCCCTCGGCGCGGTCTACGCCCTGGTCGCCCTGGGCTTCGTGGTCATCTTCAAGGCCTCGGGCGTGCTCAGCTTCGCCCACGGCTCCCTGCTGCTGCTCGGCGGCTACCTCACCGCCGTACTCCACGACGACCTCGGTTTCGCGGGCGCCCTCGCACTCGCCGTGCTCGTCACGGCGGCCGTGGCCGGAGCCGTGGACCGGCTGCTGCTCCAGCGCATCGGCCAGGACCCGCGGGCCGCGCACGTGGCGACCATCGCGACCATCGGCGTCGACATCGTCCTGCTCACCGACCTGGCCCGGCGCATCGGCGGCGACCTGCTCTCCCTCGGCGACCCCTGGGGCGACTCGGTGCGCGAACTCGGCCCGGTGACCGTCGCCGACAGCCGGCTCGCCGCGATCGTCGTCTCCGCGGTCGTCATCGGCGCGGTCTTCGCCCTCTTCCGGTACACCTCCTGGGGACTGTCGCTGCGCGCGGCGGCGGAGGACGTGGAGGCGGCCTCGCTGATGGGCGTACGGCTGACCCGCGTCCGCATGATCGCCTGGTGCCTGGCGGGCGGGCTGGCCGCGCTCGCCGCGGTGTTCCTCGCCGCGTTCCCGGCTCCCGGCCTGGAACGCACCACCGGGCAGATCGCCCTCAAGGCGTTCCCGGCGGCGGTCCTCGGTGGCATGGCCTCACCCGCCGGGGCCCTGGCCGGCAGCCTGCTGATCGGCCTGACCGAGGCGCTCGTCGCCGGATACCAGTCCGACCTGCACGTCCTGGGCGAGGGCTTCGCGGACGTCGCCCCGTACGCCGTGATGGTCCTGGTGCTGCTGGTGCGGCCCACGGGCCTGTTCGGCGCGAAGGGAGCGGTCCGTGTCTGA
- a CDS encoding branched-chain amino acid ABC transporter permease: protein MSDLVKWGRFALPVLLLCALPFYLDAFWLRIGVFAMAAAIGAVGLNLLAGTAGQLSLGHAFFLAVGAYGYAWLAGEPGPGLPPALALVLAVLLAGVAGGLFSPVAGRVRGIYLGVATLALVFLGHHVLLTADSVTGGFNGRSVPPLSLGGFTFADGDPELVLLGVPFGAEERLWYLGLALFTLTWFTARGMLRGRPGRALVALRDSETAAAVMGVDVARYRSAAFVVSSMYAGLAGALLALAFRRIVPDYFGLVLSVDYLAMIVIGGLGSVAGATAGAVFVTALPLLMTRYADHLPLVAAPGSAGGTVGPTEAARYLYGAAIVLILLYAPDGLRGLAARLRVRLRRRLTLAPPATAVRAKEHTP from the coding sequence GTGTCTGACCTCGTGAAGTGGGGCAGGTTCGCGCTGCCCGTCCTCCTGCTGTGCGCGCTGCCCTTCTACCTGGACGCGTTCTGGCTGCGCATCGGCGTGTTCGCCATGGCGGCGGCGATCGGTGCCGTCGGCCTCAACCTGCTGGCCGGCACCGCGGGCCAGCTCTCCCTCGGGCACGCCTTCTTCCTCGCCGTCGGCGCGTACGGCTACGCGTGGCTGGCCGGCGAGCCGGGCCCCGGACTGCCCCCGGCGCTCGCCCTCGTGCTCGCGGTGCTGCTCGCGGGTGTCGCGGGCGGGCTGTTCAGCCCCGTCGCGGGCCGGGTGCGCGGCATCTACCTCGGCGTCGCCACCCTCGCCCTCGTCTTCCTCGGCCACCACGTCCTGCTCACTGCGGACTCCGTGACCGGCGGTTTCAACGGCCGGTCGGTGCCGCCGCTCAGTCTCGGCGGGTTCACCTTCGCGGACGGCGACCCCGAACTCGTGCTGCTGGGCGTGCCGTTCGGCGCCGAGGAACGCCTGTGGTATCTGGGGCTCGCGCTGTTCACCCTGACCTGGTTCACCGCGCGCGGGATGCTCCGCGGGCGCCCCGGACGGGCGCTGGTGGCCCTGCGCGACAGCGAGACAGCGGCCGCGGTGATGGGCGTCGACGTGGCCCGCTACCGGTCGGCGGCGTTCGTCGTCTCCTCGATGTACGCGGGCCTGGCGGGCGCCCTGCTCGCCCTCGCCTTCCGCCGCATCGTGCCCGACTACTTCGGTCTCGTCCTCTCGGTCGACTACCTCGCCATGATCGTCATCGGCGGCCTCGGCTCGGTGGCCGGCGCCACCGCCGGAGCCGTCTTCGTCACGGCGCTGCCGCTGCTGATGACCCGTTACGCCGACCATCTGCCGCTGGTCGCCGCACCGGGGTCCGCCGGGGGAACGGTGGGCCCCACCGAGGCGGCCCGCTACCTCTACGGCGCGGCGATCGTCCTGATCCTGCTGTACGCCCCCGACGGCCTGCGCGGCCTGGCCGCACGCCTGCGTGTCCGCCTGCGCCGCCGGCTCACCCTCGCCCCACCCGCAACCGCCGTACGAGCCAAGGAGCACACCCCGTGA
- a CDS encoding ABC transporter substrate-binding protein has translation MNVTHPTRILLASALSALLLATGCSSKADGKNTGDGADGVKSGPGVTDTSVRLGALTDLTGPYATLGKSIVQAQQMWADETNADGGICGRKVEIVVEDHGYDVQKAVTAYADISADVVALPQVIGSPVVAALIDDIEQDSMLTFPQAWAASLLGKDSVQVLGTTYDVDMIAAVDFLTRTKGLKKGDKIGHVYFEGDYGANALQGSTWAAERAGMTVTGQKIKATDTDLTAQVSALRAAGVKAVLVSAGPAQTASLAGVAASRGLRVPIVSSAPGYAPQLMKTPAAKALEAMLHVVSAAPAVSSDLPGVQRMVAAYQKKYPGSLVDSGVLSGYNAAQLMGADLKKACAAGSLAREDVVKAHRSQKNADTGLGTPQNFSDVDRPASLATYVLRPDAKAVGALVIAEDAHEAPGVAEYLASSGS, from the coding sequence GTGAACGTCACCCACCCCACCAGGATCCTCCTCGCCTCGGCCCTGTCGGCACTGCTGCTCGCCACGGGCTGCAGCTCCAAGGCGGACGGCAAGAACACCGGCGACGGCGCCGACGGCGTCAAGTCCGGCCCGGGAGTCACCGACACGTCCGTCCGGCTGGGCGCCCTGACCGACCTGACCGGCCCCTACGCCACCCTTGGCAAGAGCATCGTGCAGGCCCAGCAGATGTGGGCCGACGAGACCAACGCGGACGGCGGGATCTGCGGCCGCAAGGTCGAGATCGTCGTCGAGGACCACGGCTACGACGTGCAGAAGGCGGTCACCGCCTACGCCGACATCTCCGCGGACGTCGTGGCGCTGCCCCAGGTCATCGGATCGCCCGTGGTCGCCGCCCTGATCGACGACATCGAGCAGGACAGCATGCTGACCTTCCCGCAGGCCTGGGCGGCCTCCCTGCTCGGCAAGGACTCCGTCCAGGTCCTCGGCACCACGTACGACGTCGACATGATCGCCGCCGTGGACTTCCTGACCCGCACCAAGGGCCTGAAGAAGGGCGACAAGATAGGGCACGTCTACTTCGAGGGCGACTACGGCGCCAACGCGCTGCAGGGCTCCACCTGGGCGGCCGAGCGCGCCGGGATGACGGTCACCGGCCAGAAGATCAAGGCCACGGACACCGACCTCACGGCCCAGGTGTCGGCGCTGCGCGCGGCCGGGGTGAAGGCCGTGCTGGTCAGCGCCGGCCCCGCCCAGACCGCCTCACTGGCCGGTGTGGCGGCGTCCCGGGGCCTGCGCGTGCCGATCGTCAGCAGCGCGCCGGGCTACGCGCCCCAGCTGATGAAGACGCCCGCGGCCAAGGCGCTCGAGGCCATGCTGCACGTGGTGAGCGCCGCCCCGGCCGTCAGCTCCGACCTGCCGGGCGTCCAGCGGATGGTGGCCGCGTACCAGAAGAAGTACCCCGGGTCCCTGGTCGACTCCGGCGTGCTGTCCGGCTACAACGCGGCCCAGCTCATGGGCGCCGACCTGAAGAAGGCGTGCGCGGCCGGCAGCCTCGCCCGCGAGGACGTCGTCAAGGCCCATCGCTCCCAGAAGAACGCCGACACCGGCCTCGGCACCCCGCAGAACTTCTCGGACGTCGACCGCCCGGCGAGCCTCGCCACCTACGTCCTGCGCCCCGACGCCAAGGCCGTGGGCGCCCTGGTGATCGCGGAGGACGCCCACGAGGCGCCCGGAGTGGCGGAGTACCTCGCGTCCAGCGGCAGCTGA
- a CDS encoding SAM-dependent methyltransferase, with the protein MHTDKPLSKEIDANVPTAARMYDYYLGGKDNYAADRAACEELDKVVPSTRRLAVNNRRFMQRVVRTLAAEHGIRQFLDHGSGLPTQDNVHQVAQRHDPTAHVVYVDNDPMVLVHGRALLEQDERTCVIHADMRDTDAIFSHPDTERLIDFSQPVAVLFNSVFHCIPDSDTDGPQAVVQRVRERLAPGSFLLMCQLVSEDAEVRDFVTNFMDQVTQGHWGRVRQEKDVAELFDGLEILEPGLVEVSTWRPDTDVAPRQLTHEWIEFGGVARIPVV; encoded by the coding sequence ATGCACACCGACAAGCCACTGTCCAAGGAGATCGACGCCAACGTCCCGACGGCTGCCCGGATGTACGACTACTACCTCGGCGGCAAGGACAACTACGCCGCGGACCGGGCGGCCTGCGAGGAGCTCGACAAGGTCGTCCCCAGCACGCGCCGACTGGCCGTCAACAACCGCCGCTTCATGCAGCGCGTCGTACGGACCCTCGCGGCCGAGCACGGCATCCGCCAGTTCCTCGACCACGGCTCCGGCCTGCCCACCCAGGACAACGTCCACCAGGTCGCCCAGCGCCACGACCCCACCGCGCACGTCGTCTACGTCGACAACGACCCCATGGTGCTGGTGCACGGCCGGGCGCTGCTGGAGCAGGACGAGCGCACCTGCGTGATCCACGCCGACATGCGGGACACGGACGCGATCTTCTCGCACCCCGACACCGAGCGCCTGATCGACTTCTCCCAGCCGGTCGCCGTGCTGTTCAACTCGGTCTTCCACTGCATCCCGGACAGCGACACCGACGGACCGCAGGCCGTGGTCCAGCGCGTGCGCGAGCGGCTCGCCCCGGGCAGCTTCCTGCTGATGTGCCAGCTGGTCAGCGAGGACGCCGAGGTCCGTGACTTCGTCACCAACTTCATGGACCAGGTCACGCAGGGACACTGGGGCCGGGTCCGTCAGGAGAAGGACGTGGCCGAGCTGTTCGACGGCCTGGAGATCCTGGAACCGGGACTGGTGGAGGTGTCCACCTGGCGTCCGGACACGGATGTGGCGCCCCGTCAGCTCACGCACGAGTGGATCGAGTTCGGCGGCGTGGCCCGCATCCCGGTCGTGTAG
- a CDS encoding helix-turn-helix domain-containing protein, whose protein sequence is MSAQSQRISRLRPYLDRAEPAPTLLKMLVGVQLAGFREDAGLAQDQAARALGFSPAKLSRIEAGKGRRPPTEADVQALLKLYGADEYDASVLLQLLRRAGEPGWWQRYDKRLMPEWFDRLVGLQEAAASIRTFEIQYVPGLLQTPDYARAVVERGLPIAPPHEVRRRVELRAKRAELLSRPDAPQLWAIIDESVLLRVLGSRAVMREQLAHLMEMARRPHVTVQIVPLDVTNASAPSIPITYLRFDGLDLPDVVYLEHIRSANFLEDRDETEEYRVALDRLADEALTPRESLALLRETIEGRYPQE, encoded by the coding sequence ATGTCCGCCCAGTCACAGCGCATCTCCCGCCTCCGACCCTATCTCGACCGGGCGGAGCCCGCTCCGACTCTGCTCAAGATGCTGGTCGGCGTGCAGTTGGCGGGTTTCCGGGAGGACGCCGGCCTCGCCCAGGACCAGGCCGCGCGCGCCCTGGGGTTCAGCCCGGCGAAGCTGTCGCGCATCGAGGCGGGCAAGGGGCGCAGGCCGCCGACCGAGGCCGACGTCCAGGCGCTGCTGAAGCTGTACGGCGCGGACGAGTACGACGCGTCGGTGCTGCTCCAGCTGCTGCGGCGGGCCGGGGAGCCCGGCTGGTGGCAGCGGTACGACAAGCGGCTCATGCCCGAGTGGTTCGACCGGCTGGTGGGGTTGCAGGAGGCGGCCGCCTCGATCCGCACCTTCGAGATCCAGTACGTGCCCGGGCTGCTCCAGACGCCGGACTACGCCAGGGCGGTCGTGGAGCGCGGGCTGCCGATCGCGCCGCCGCACGAGGTACGGCGCCGGGTCGAACTGCGCGCCAAACGCGCCGAGTTGCTGTCGCGGCCGGACGCGCCCCAGCTGTGGGCGATCATCGACGAGTCCGTGCTGTTGCGGGTACTGGGCAGCCGGGCGGTGATGCGCGAGCAGCTCGCGCACCTGATGGAGATGGCCCGGCGGCCCCATGTCACCGTGCAGATCGTGCCGCTGGACGTGACCAACGCGTCCGCGCCGTCCATCCCGATCACCTATCTCCGCTTCGACGGCCTCGACCTGCCGGACGTCGTGTACCTGGAGCACATCAGGAGCGCGAACTTCCTGGAGGACCGGGACGAGACGGAGGAGTACCGCGTCGCCCTGGACCGGTTGGCGGACGAGGCGCTCACTCCGCGTGAGTCGCTGGCGCTGCTGCGAGAGACGATCGAGGGGCGCTACCCGCAGGAGTGA
- a CDS encoding DUF397 domain-containing protein has product MPVMPNGVRASSLDARWIKSRHSNAEGNCVEVATLVDGGVAMRNSRDPDGPALVYTAAEVAAFVAGAKEGEFDHLL; this is encoded by the coding sequence ATGCCAGTGATGCCGAACGGAGTGCGGGCGAGTTCGCTGGACGCCCGCTGGATCAAGAGCCGGCACAGCAACGCCGAGGGCAACTGCGTCGAAGTCGCCACACTGGTGGACGGCGGTGTCGCGATGCGCAACTCCCGCGACCCCGACGGGCCGGCGCTCGTGTACACGGCGGCCGAGGTGGCGGCGTTCGTGGCCGGCGCCAAGGAGGGCGAGTTCGACCACCTGCTGTGA
- a CDS encoding DUF5133 domain-containing protein, with product MLVPDPKVVRKLLTRYASLRIAQAESETSTTARELEDVSYTLCVMMGATSIHDAIAKADALLTQGRPTDPDGESGLSLAV from the coding sequence GTGCTTGTTCCGGACCCGAAGGTCGTCAGGAAGCTGCTGACCAGGTACGCATCGCTGCGCATCGCTCAGGCGGAGAGTGAGACGTCGACGACGGCACGGGAGTTGGAGGACGTCAGTTACACACTGTGCGTGATGATGGGCGCGACCAGCATCCATGACGCGATCGCCAAGGCGGACGCCCTGCTGACTCAAGGGCGCCCCACGGACCCGGACGGGGAGAGCGGACTGTCGCTGGCCGTCTGA
- the tgmB gene encoding ATP-grasp ribosomal peptide maturase, producing MTVLILTNDEDVTADMVVVHLNASGVPVVRLDPADLITGAALSGEYVHGTFRGHLWSAGRLVGMDGLRSVWVRRPGAPATRVTEPSAWLTEESSQALYGMLRSSGARWMNHPDAARRARHKPWQLRLAQGCGLPVPATLITTFPQAARDFAERFPDLVVKPVSGAHPQEPPRAVPTSRVAPDADFTAVAFGPTLLQRRIAKRADIRLTAVGERLLAARKPTASDADPDEVDVRFAADRTPWRCADVPPRVAEGVRRYLREAELAYGAFDFVEDADGTWWFLECNQSGQFGFVEADTGQPIALTIAEWLARPAAADERRRVNGTTTTVQ from the coding sequence ATGACCGTACTGATCCTGACCAACGACGAGGACGTCACGGCGGACATGGTGGTGGTCCACCTGAACGCCTCCGGGGTTCCGGTGGTCCGCCTCGATCCCGCCGATCTGATCACCGGCGCCGCCCTGTCGGGCGAGTACGTGCACGGCACGTTCCGCGGGCACCTGTGGTCCGCGGGGCGGCTGGTCGGCATGGACGGACTGCGCTCCGTGTGGGTGCGCCGGCCGGGGGCTCCGGCCACGCGGGTGACCGAGCCCTCCGCGTGGCTGACGGAGGAGTCCTCCCAGGCGCTGTACGGCATGCTGCGCAGCTCCGGCGCACGCTGGATGAACCACCCGGACGCGGCCCGCCGGGCCCGGCACAAGCCGTGGCAGCTGCGGCTCGCCCAGGGCTGCGGGCTGCCGGTGCCCGCCACGCTGATCACCACGTTCCCGCAGGCGGCGCGGGACTTCGCCGAGCGCTTCCCCGACCTGGTCGTCAAACCCGTCTCGGGCGCCCATCCGCAGGAACCGCCGCGGGCGGTGCCGACCAGCCGGGTGGCGCCGGACGCCGATTTCACCGCGGTCGCCTTCGGGCCGACGCTGTTGCAGCGACGCATCGCCAAGCGGGCCGACATCCGGCTCACCGCCGTCGGCGAGCGGCTGCTGGCCGCCCGCAAGCCGACCGCGTCCGACGCCGACCCCGACGAGGTGGACGTCCGCTTCGCCGCGGACCGGACGCCGTGGCGGTGCGCGGACGTGCCGCCGCGGGTCGCCGAGGGCGTGCGGCGCTATCTACGGGAGGCGGAACTGGCCTACGGCGCCTTCGACTTCGTGGAGGACGCGGACGGGACGTGGTGGTTCCTGGAGTGCAACCAGTCCGGGCAGTTCGGCTTCGTCGAGGCCGACACGGGCCAGCCGATCGCCCTGACCATCGCCGAATGGCTGGCGAGACCCGCCGCCGCGGACGAGCGGCGGCGGGTCAACGGCACCACGACGACCGTGCAGTGA
- the tgmA gene encoding putative ATP-grasp-modified RiPP → MQPFALNYARPVAELDVATPYAYDPGLQLNVLFDGRIAATDLALIRELGTTTSTAGSKTHFDD, encoded by the coding sequence ATGCAACCGTTCGCGCTCAACTACGCACGCCCGGTGGCGGAGTTGGACGTCGCCACGCCCTACGCGTACGACCCCGGCCTGCAGTTGAACGTGCTGTTCGACGGGCGGATCGCCGCCACGGACCTCGCGCTGATCAGAGAGCTGGGGACGACGACCTCCACCGCCGGCTCGAAGACGCACTTCGACGACTGA
- a CDS encoding DUF1232 domain-containing protein, with protein sequence MDSTTAVLAVVAVVAALLLATAVGLLVRLVRARRGLRRAGLPTGPRWVFWGAVAYFALPADLLPDPVYLDDIGVLLLALRTLRAPLAVRPHRTPAEVGHPRDPA encoded by the coding sequence GTGGACTCCACCACAGCAGTGCTCGCCGTCGTCGCCGTCGTCGCGGCGCTCCTGCTCGCCACGGCCGTCGGGCTGCTGGTACGGCTGGTACGGGCCCGGCGCGGACTGCGGCGGGCCGGACTGCCGACCGGGCCACGCTGGGTGTTCTGGGGCGCCGTGGCGTACTTCGCACTGCCGGCCGATCTGTTGCCCGATCCGGTGTACCTCGACGACATCGGCGTGCTCCTGCTGGCTCTGCGCACCCTGCGCGCCCCCCTTGCCGTACGGCCGCACCGCACCCCCGCCGAGGTCGGCCACCCCCGCGATCCCGCCTGA